A single region of the Candidatus Cloacimonadaceae bacterium genome encodes:
- a CDS encoding ATP-binding protein — MKQNKLVAITNVVEADDCITFLLNRPKMEMVGLGLLYGRPGLGKTTYAQRMAFQRGYIYLRLESTTTPKSFMVSLLSALYTKFRMGTFIPSGTANNLLHFILRILEDHKDTVIVIDEIDYSFSHEKLLGAIRDIVDETLTVVILVGMQNAMDRLAQINAHYFDRCNSFYEFQQISKHDIELVAREVMDIEVTPEVIEKIDFNCCGNLRKAMKVMYIIENEHKKQPDIAVSDIDLSTAL; from the coding sequence TTGAAACAGAACAAACTTGTGGCAATAACCAATGTAGTGGAAGCGGATGACTGCATCACCTTCCTGCTCAACCGACCCAAAATGGAAATGGTGGGACTGGGACTGCTCTATGGACGCCCCGGTCTCGGCAAGACCACTTATGCTCAGCGCATGGCCTTCCAGAGAGGATACATCTACCTCCGACTGGAATCCACGACCACGCCCAAGTCCTTTATGGTGTCCTTGCTCAGCGCTTTATACACCAAGTTCAGGATGGGAACCTTTATCCCCTCCGGCACTGCCAATAACCTGCTGCATTTCATCCTGCGAATACTTGAGGATCACAAAGATACGGTAATCGTGATCGATGAGATCGACTATTCCTTCTCGCATGAAAAGCTCTTAGGCGCTATCCGTGACATCGTGGACGAGACTCTGACCGTGGTTATCCTGGTAGGCATGCAGAACGCAATGGACAGACTGGCGCAGATCAATGCCCATTATTTCGACCGATGCAATTCCTTCTACGAGTTCCAGCAGATCTCCAAGCATGATATTGAACTTGTCGCCAGAGAGGTCATGGATATCGAAGTGACTCCTGAGGTGATCGAAAAGATCGACTTCAACTGCTGCGGCAACCTGCGCAAAGCTATGAAGGTGATGTACATCATCGAGAACGAGCACAAGAAGCAACCGGATATCGCAGTCTCCGATATCGACTTGAGCACAGCATTATGA